One region of Macadamia integrifolia cultivar HAES 741 chromosome 11, SCU_Mint_v3, whole genome shotgun sequence genomic DNA includes:
- the LOC122092810 gene encoding hydroquinone glucosyltransferase-like, giving the protein MDGAKQTPHIVILPSPGMGHLIPLVEFAKKFVHAHDFSITFTIPTDGSSTKAQKEALDSLPNCINTVFLSPVNLDDLSKDAKVETRIYLTILRSLPSLRESLKVLTATTSIAALVVDLFGTDAFDVARKFNVPSYIFFPTTAMVLSLYLHLPKLNELHSWEYRDLPEPIKLPGCVPLRGRDLMDSLQHRQSKVYTWTLYHSKRFKLADGILLNSFTEMEAGAIKALKEGGDPSVPPIYPIGPLTQNGSGDGADISGCLRWLNNQPTNSVLFVSFGSGGALSKEQLNELALGLELSEQRFLWVVKSPNTTYLGAQSTKEDPLSFLPKGFLERTKGRGLVVPSWAPQIQVLSHVSTGGFLTHCGWNSSLESVVHGVPLIVWPLHAEQKMNAVMLVEDLKVALRPKVEKNGRVGRVEIARVVKCLLEGDKGKRIQNRMRILKNATTKVLSEEGSSRKLLSEVADKWKSHVGI; this is encoded by the coding sequence ATGGACGGAGCAAAACAAACTCCACACATTGTCATTCTACCTTCTCCAGGAATGGGTCACCTCATCCCCCTTGTCGAGTTTGCAAAGAAATTCGTCCATGCCCATGATTTCTCCATCACATTCACAATCCCAACTGACGGTTCTTCAACCAAAGCCCAGAAAGAAGCCCTGGATAGCCTCCCCAACTGCATCAATACTGTCTTTCTCTCACCAGTTAACCTTGATGACCTCTCCAAGGATGCAAAGGTCGAAACTCGTATCTACCTCACGATACTCCGTTCCCTCCCTTCACTACGTGAATCTCTTAAGGTCTTAACTGCCACAACTTCCATCGCTGCCTTGGTTGTTGATCTCTTCGGCACTGACGCATTTGATGTGGCTAGGAAATTCAATGTTCCTTCTTATATCTTCTTCCCAACAACGGCCATGGTGTTGTCGTTGTACCTCCATTTGCCCAAGCTCAacgagttgcactcttgggaaTATAGAGACCTACCTGAACCAATTAAATTGCCCGGATGTGTGCCACTTCGAGGAAGAGATTTGATGGACTCACTCCAACACAGACAAAGTAAAGTATATACATGGACTTTATACCATTCCAAGCGTTTCAAATTGGCTGATGGTATCCTGTTAAATAGCTTCACGGAGATGGAAGCCGGTGCTATTAAGGCTTTGAAGGAAGGTGGAGACCCGAGTGTGCCACCTATATACCCAATCGGACCACTAACACAAAATGGTTCAGGGGATGGTGCTGATATTTCTGGGTGCcttaggtggttgaacaatcaACCTACTAATTCTGTCTTGTTTGTTTCATTTGGGAGTGGTGGTGCCCTCTCAAAGGAGCAATTGAATGAATTGGCATTGGGATTGGAACTTAGTGAGCAACGATTCTTATGGGTTGTCAAGAGCCCCAACACCACCTATCTAGGCGCCCAAAGCACTAAAGAAGaccctttgagtttcttaccAAAGGGTTTCTTAGAGAGGACCAAAGGAAGGGGTTTGGTTGTACCCTCATGGGCTCCTCAGATACAAGTGCTTAGCCATGTTTCGACGGGAGGATTCCTCACCCACTGTGGTTGGAACTCAAGCTTAGAGAGTGTAGTTCATGGGGTACCATTGATTGTGTGGCCACTCCATGCAGAACAAAAGATGAATGCAGTGATGTTGGTTGAGGATCTGAAGGTGGCTTTGAGACCCAAAGTTGAGAAGAATGGAAGAGTTGGGAGAGTGGAGATTGCTAGGGTGGTGAAGTGCTTACTAGAAGGGGACAAAGGGAAGAGGATACAGAATAGAATGAGAATTCTCAAGAACGCAACTACTAAGGTGTTAAGTGAAGAGGGGTCCTCTAGAAAATTACTCTCAGAAGTAGCAGACAAATGGAAGTCCCATGTCGGaatatga